A genomic window from Methylorubrum extorquens includes:
- a CDS encoding YciE/YciF ferroxidase family protein produces the protein MGLFTKDIKSLDDLFVHTLQDVYYAENQITKALPTMIGKATNAQLRQGFETHLNETEGQIKRLEQVFEMHGHKPKAVNCPAIDGIIKEANETAGEVADKEVLDAALLAAAQAVEHYEIARYGTLVAWAKRLGRDDCAALLQQTLDEEKATDQKLTALADSRVNQRAA, from the coding sequence ATGGGTCTGTTCACGAAAGACATCAAATCGCTGGACGATCTCTTCGTGCACACGTTGCAGGATGTCTATTACGCCGAGAACCAGATCACCAAAGCTTTGCCGACGATGATCGGGAAGGCGACGAACGCGCAGCTTCGCCAGGGTTTCGAGACGCATCTGAACGAGACGGAAGGGCAGATCAAACGCCTCGAACAGGTGTTCGAGATGCACGGCCACAAGCCGAAGGCGGTCAACTGTCCCGCTATCGACGGGATCATCAAGGAAGCCAACGAAACCGCCGGCGAGGTCGCCGACAAGGAGGTGCTGGACGCCGCCCTGCTCGCGGCGGCGCAGGCGGTCGAGCATTACGAGATCGCCCGCTACGGCACCCTCGTCGCCTGGGCCAAGCGGCTTGGCCGCGACGATTGCGCGGCCCTGCTCCAGCAGACGCTCGACGAGGAGAAGGCGACCGATCAGAAGCTCACAGCTCTGGCCGACAGCCGGGTGAACCAGAGGGCCGCCTGA
- a CDS encoding MFS transporter, with product MADALTSKVARRLLPFLMLCYFFAYLDRVNVGFAALTMNRDLGLSATAYGFGAGLFFLGYVAFEVPSNLILERVGARLWIARIMVTWSLVSASTALVVGEWSFYLVRVGLGLAEAGFFPGIILYLTYWFPARQRAGIVGTFMMAVPLSAAIGAPLSGLVMSFTQGWLGLAGWQWLYLLEAAPSLLLGIATLFVLTDRPERASWLNAEERASLVARMAEDRRLGPNRTAHLSAALLDPRVLGLGLVYFGLSTGLYAVGLWLPQIVSGFGFTTTATGFVTAVPYIVSAAGMLVWTRHSDRTGERTRHVAIPTVAAGLALFAASRANTPLLTITALSAAALGVFAALPTFWTLPTRLLTGSAAAGGIALINALGSLGGFAGPALMGWIRDATGRFDDALAAVAAVLVLAGLSVLRLGRDIARDPGASADVGPAPNRQ from the coding sequence TTGGCGGATGCGCTCACGAGCAAGGTGGCGCGGCGCCTCTTGCCCTTCCTGATGCTGTGCTATTTCTTCGCCTATCTCGACCGAGTGAATGTCGGCTTCGCCGCGCTCACCATGAACCGCGATCTCGGCCTGTCCGCGACGGCCTACGGGTTTGGGGCGGGTCTGTTCTTCCTCGGCTACGTCGCCTTCGAGGTGCCGAGCAATCTGATCCTCGAGCGGGTCGGGGCGCGGCTCTGGATCGCGCGGATCATGGTGACGTGGTCGCTGGTTTCGGCCTCGACCGCGCTCGTCGTCGGCGAGTGGTCGTTCTACCTCGTGCGCGTCGGGCTCGGGCTGGCCGAAGCCGGCTTCTTCCCGGGTATCATCCTCTATCTCACCTACTGGTTTCCTGCCCGACAGCGCGCCGGGATCGTCGGGACCTTCATGATGGCGGTGCCGCTTTCGGCGGCGATCGGTGCGCCGCTATCGGGTCTCGTCATGAGCTTCACGCAAGGCTGGCTCGGGCTCGCGGGCTGGCAGTGGCTCTACCTGTTGGAGGCCGCCCCCAGTCTGCTTCTGGGCATCGCGACCCTGTTCGTGCTGACCGACCGGCCCGAACGCGCCTCCTGGCTGAATGCAGAGGAACGGGCGAGCCTGGTCGCACGGATGGCGGAGGATCGCCGGCTCGGCCCGAACCGGACCGCGCATCTGAGTGCGGCCCTGCTCGACCCGCGGGTGCTCGGCCTCGGGCTGGTCTATTTCGGACTCAGTACCGGACTCTACGCGGTCGGCCTATGGTTGCCGCAGATCGTGAGCGGCTTCGGCTTCACGACGACGGCAACGGGGTTCGTCACCGCTGTGCCCTACATCGTCTCCGCTGCGGGCATGCTGGTCTGGACGCGCCATTCCGACCGCACCGGTGAACGCACCCGACATGTTGCGATCCCGACCGTGGCCGCCGGCCTCGCCCTCTTCGCAGCGAGCCGAGCCAACACACCGCTCCTGACCATCACCGCGCTCAGTGCGGCAGCGCTCGGCGTTTTCGCAGCTTTGCCGACCTTCTGGACATTGCCCACCCGCCTTCTCACGGGCAGCGCCGCCGCAGGCGGCATCGCTCTGATCAACGCGCTGGGAAGCCTCGGCGGGTTTGCGGGACCTGCCCTCATGGGCTGGATCCGAGATGCGACCGGCCGCTTCGACGACGCGTTGGCGGCGGTTGCTGCCGTGCTCGTTCTGGCAGGGCTCTCGGTTCTCCGCCTTGGCCGGGACATCGCGCGGGATCCGGGCGCAAGCGCGGATGTCGGACCGGCGCCAAATCGGCAATGA
- a CDS encoding GntR family transcriptional regulator: MRQGETNAPTDRVGTICRSLRRAIVERALTPGDRLPEDALGERFSVSRTIARQALGQLASEGLVELRRNRIAVVASPSWEEARDTFDVRIGLERLVVQRLAGHLSAEQQAVLNAHIGGEEQASGGPEAASIRLATEFHLLLAEMTGSPVLRRYVAELGYRCALILSLYSRPHSSDCAVSEHREIVAALVSGDAGRAVALMDHHLDAVAERARILEEPRREHDLIRLLAPYVEG, encoded by the coding sequence ATGAGACAGGGTGAGACGAACGCCCCGACCGACCGTGTCGGAACGATCTGCCGATCCCTGCGGCGGGCGATCGTGGAGCGGGCTCTGACCCCGGGGGACCGGTTGCCGGAGGACGCGCTCGGCGAGCGGTTCAGCGTCAGCCGGACCATCGCGCGACAGGCGCTCGGCCAACTCGCAAGCGAGGGCTTGGTCGAATTGCGCCGGAACCGCATCGCCGTGGTCGCGAGCCCGAGTTGGGAGGAGGCGCGCGACACCTTCGACGTGCGCATCGGCCTCGAGCGCCTCGTGGTCCAGCGGCTCGCCGGCCATCTGAGCGCCGAGCAGCAGGCCGTGCTCAATGCACATATCGGGGGTGAGGAGCAGGCGAGCGGTGGGCCAGAGGCGGCCTCGATCCGGCTCGCCACCGAGTTTCATCTGCTGCTCGCCGAGATGACCGGAAGTCCGGTTCTGCGCCGCTACGTCGCCGAATTGGGCTATCGCTGCGCGCTGATCCTGTCGCTCTACAGCCGGCCGCACTCGTCGGACTGCGCGGTGAGCGAACACCGGGAGATCGTGGCGGCCCTCGTTTCCGGTGATGCCGGACGCGCGGTCGCCCTGATGGATCACCATCTCGATGCGGTGGCCGAGCGAGCACGCATCCTTGAGGAGCCCAGGCGCGAGCACGACCTCATCCGCCTGCTCGCACCCTACGTCGAGGGGTAA
- a CDS encoding nuclear transport factor 2 family protein has product MDAKEAGAARDAAAVTAYLEASMVPDPETAAHYMAPGIAIVFTGGRVFRHPREVTAFNAGRYAWVKKRMERLDVVPGANVTTVYSLGTLYGAWPDGTVFEGNRYVDRFTVRDGLIVSMEVWNDSAERLLERQGNSA; this is encoded by the coding sequence ATGGACGCGAAGGAAGCAGGGGCCGCGCGCGATGCGGCGGCGGTAACGGCCTATCTCGAAGCCTCGATGGTGCCCGACCCGGAAACCGCGGCGCACTACATGGCGCCCGGCATCGCCATCGTCTTCACCGGCGGCCGGGTGTTCCGGCATCCACGCGAGGTGACGGCCTTCAACGCCGGCCGCTACGCCTGGGTCAAGAAGCGGATGGAACGGCTCGACGTGGTGCCGGGCGCGAACGTCACCACCGTCTACAGCCTCGGCACGCTCTACGGCGCATGGCCGGACGGCACTGTGTTCGAGGGCAACCGCTACGTCGACCGGTTCACCGTGCGGGACGGGCTAATCGTCTCCATGGAGGTGTGGAACGACAGCGCCGAGCGGCTCCTCGAACGGCAGGGCAACTCGGCCTGA
- a CDS encoding ABC transporter substrate-binding protein — MLLRFNAVRSLTRRVAVGTLLAGFASLTPVRAAEPIRIGLVTALSGQSAKSGEAISRGIGLAIEEINRNGGVLGRPLELVARDDEANPSKGVLAARELIQRAGVVALIGGLDTPVSMAIVPIANQMKVPFVGPWAAGTGITRNGAADNYVFRVSAVDALVDEALVTYAVKTYGAKKPGAILVNNAWGESNQQGIVAALKAAGLPSAGIEKYEANDIDMVPQLSRLREAGADALFLVGNVGPSAQVVKSLDRMGWTVPVISHWGPAGGRFDELAGPGAARVHFIQTFTFAGNDSPKAKAVLDALKAKYPAIKSMADVTPAVGIANAYDATHLIALAIRAAGATEGPKVRDGFYKVPAYAGLIKTYEAPFAPDRHDALKPDDYIFANFRNGEIVAVSK, encoded by the coding sequence ATGCTTCTTCGCTTCAACGCCGTCCGTTCACTCACGCGGCGCGTCGCCGTCGGCACCCTGCTGGCGGGGTTCGCGAGTCTTACGCCGGTCCGGGCCGCAGAGCCGATCCGGATCGGGCTCGTCACTGCGCTCAGCGGCCAGTCGGCAAAGTCGGGCGAGGCGATCTCCCGCGGGATCGGACTGGCGATCGAAGAGATCAACCGCAACGGCGGCGTCCTCGGTCGGCCGCTCGAACTGGTCGCCCGCGACGACGAGGCCAATCCGTCGAAGGGCGTCCTCGCCGCCCGCGAGCTGATCCAGCGGGCCGGAGTCGTGGCGCTGATCGGCGGCCTCGACACACCGGTCTCGATGGCGATCGTGCCCATCGCCAACCAGATGAAGGTGCCCTTCGTCGGGCCCTGGGCGGCCGGCACCGGCATCACCCGCAACGGCGCGGCCGACAACTACGTGTTCCGGGTCTCGGCGGTCGATGCGCTGGTGGACGAAGCCCTCGTCACCTACGCGGTGAAGACTTACGGCGCCAAGAAACCCGGCGCGATCCTTGTCAACAACGCCTGGGGCGAGTCGAACCAGCAGGGGATCGTCGCGGCGCTGAAGGCCGCGGGTCTCCCCAGCGCCGGCATCGAGAAGTACGAGGCCAACGATATCGACATGGTCCCACAGCTCTCCCGGCTGCGCGAGGCTGGGGCCGACGCGCTGTTCCTCGTCGGCAATGTCGGCCCCTCGGCCCAGGTGGTGAAGTCCCTCGACCGGATGGGCTGGACCGTGCCGGTGATTTCGCACTGGGGGCCGGCGGGCGGGCGCTTCGATGAACTCGCCGGGCCGGGTGCAGCGCGGGTCCACTTCATCCAGACCTTCACCTTCGCCGGCAACGACAGCCCGAAGGCGAAGGCCGTGCTCGATGCCCTGAAGGCGAAGTACCCAGCGATCAAGTCCATGGCCGATGTCACACCCGCCGTCGGCATCGCCAACGCCTACGACGCCACGCACCTGATCGCGCTCGCGATCCGGGCGGCGGGTGCCACCGAGGGGCCGAAGGTCCGCGACGGGTTCTACAAGGTCCCGGCCTATGCCGGCCTGATCAAGACCTACGAAGCGCCCTTCGCCCCGGACCGGCACGACGCCTTGAAGCCGGACGACTACATCTTCGCGAACTTCCGCAACGGCGAGATCGTCGCGGTGTCCAAGTGA